In a single window of the Acyrthosiphon pisum isolate AL4f chromosome X, pea_aphid_22Mar2018_4r6ur, whole genome shotgun sequence genome:
- the LOC115035001 gene encoding nuclear pore complex protein Nup205-like translates to MSSVKKIKETIIKLLLQCSNFSPPNLAYYLLGFNLDNVQNTCFENAGFRGNPKNCLQSIIDILDESLKSRKNGTVCKHHSKLLELCYQLIFVLVSSNQTYRPVLVYLKSRNDFILRHASTLPFYTESSSKKVNPLVLLKIIYTNL, encoded by the exons ATGtctagtgtaaaaaaaattaaagagaccataataaaactgttattgcaatgttcaaatttttcGCCTCCAAATCTGGCATATTATTTACTTggttttaatttagataatgtACAAAATACTTGTTTTGAAAATGCTG GTTTTAGAGGAAACCCTAAAAACTGTTTGCAatcaattattgatatattggATGAATCACTGAAAAGTCGCAAGAATGGAACCGTTTGTAAACATCATTCAAAACTATTGGAATTATGCTATcagttaatatttgtattagtttCAAGTAATCAAACATATAGACCAGTTTTGGTATATTTAAAATCCCGTAATGACTTTATTTTACGTCATGCTTCTACATTGCCATTTTACACAGAAAGTTCTAGCAAAAAAGTCAACCCGTtagtattattgaaaattatttatacaaatctataa